The Cucurbita pepo subsp. pepo cultivar mu-cu-16 chromosome LG05, ASM280686v2, whole genome shotgun sequence nucleotide sequence CGACGCCGGGGACGCCGGGAGGGCCGCTGTTTTCTGGGTTGCGGGTGGATTCGTTGTCGTACGATCGGAAGTCAATGCCGCGGTGTAAGTGCTTGCCCGTGAATGCTCCCACGTGGGGCCAGCCTCACACGTGCTTCACTGACTTTCCTGTTCCTGATGTTTCTCTCACCCGCAAGGtaccattttctctctctctcttttttatttattatttttatgcctttaatttatattttaatcctCATTATTAgcctattttaattattaatcctattattttaatatttattttgatatattttaatatatatataaaagtgggCTAATTGAATTCAGTTATTAGAATagatatcttttaattttagtattattgtgctttatttatttatcaatttatttgaattcaatcatgaaataaaaattaaaattgtcaatattttcttaagggtatatagattaaaaataataaataattaggaattaaaaataaataaatattttggaacgaaatgaaataaaataggatTTTAATATTCCTTCTTATCACTTTCGTTTTTgcagtaaataaataaataaatatacatatatatatatatatgtatgtatatgtatatgtatgtatgtatgtatgttgtatgtatgtatttatttatttatttatttagatgctaaattaattatttgttttgactgaAATTTAGTTGGGAGCAGAATTCGTGGGAACATTCATCCTGATATTTGCGGCGACGGCAGGACCCATTGTGAATCAGAAGTACAACGGCGCCGAGACTCTGATCGGAAACGCTGCGTGTGCCGGGCTGGCCGTAATGATCGTAATTCTGTCGACGGGACACATCTCCGGCGCCCACCTAAACCCATCGCTCACCATTGCCTTCGCCGCTCTCCGCCACTTCCCATGGGTCCAAGTCCCTGCCTACATCGCTGCTCAGGTCTCTGCTTCCATTTGTGCCTCTTTTGCTCTTAAAGGTGTTTTCCACCCTTTCATGTCTGGCGGCGTCACCGTCCCCTCTGTCAGCACCGGCCAAGCCTTCGCTCTTGAATTCTTCATCACTTTCAATCTTCTCTTCGTTGTCACCGCCGTCGCAACCGATACTCGAGCGGTAACTACACTTTCTATAACCATCTTACATTTATTAGGAACTACCCTTctccataatgatatgatattgtcagtTCTGTTTTTGGTTtaccaaaaggcctcgtagtaaatgtatttcttacttataaacccaccaTCAATCCcttaaattaaccaatgtgggattcatcttccaacaatcctcccttcgaacaaagtatacggcctatggagccctcaaacagtctcttcttaatcgagactcgactcttTCTCTAGAACCCTTGAATAAAGTATATCCTTAGTTCAACACttactttagtcacttttgactatatcTTTGAGATTCACAACTTCtatgttcgacatttgaggattctattgatgTGGTTAGGTTAAGGgtatagctctgataccatattaggaaCACGGCTCTTCaagatgatatgatattatccactttgagtatagaACCTATGATACAAATGGAGATGCAAGACCTATGATCAATCCTTAAATTAGCTGATCTGGGATTCCTCTCTTAACAATCAGTGGTATGCTAATCATGTTGTTAATGTTAGACGAAcgcgactctccacaatggtatgatattgttcagcataagttctcatgactttgctttgggtttccccaaaaggcctcactaC carries:
- the LOC111796021 gene encoding probable aquaporin NIP5-1; translated protein: MPESESGTPVPSAPATPGTPGGPLFSGLRVDSLSYDRKSMPRCKCLPVNAPTWGQPHTCFTDFPVPDVSLTRKLGAEFVGTFILIFAATAGPIVNQKYNGAETLIGNAACAGLAVMIVILSTGHISGAHLNPSLTIAFAALRHFPWVQVPAYIAAQVSASICASFALKGVFHPFMSGGVTVPSVSTGQAFALEFFITFNLLFVVTAVATDTRAVGELAGIAVGATVMVNILVAGPSSGGSMNPVRTLGPAVAAGNYRALWVYLVAPTLGAIVGAGTYTAVKLRDDEVDAPSQVRSFRR